A genomic stretch from Candidatus Methylomirabilis sp. includes:
- a CDS encoding NHL repeat-containing protein — protein MGRWSLGAFVVGGLLLVAAGPVQADHDGVVRFAVLPKPGPGFPEGIAADAAGNIFVGTFDFGTANVVHVFGLSGRLRETIPLPTGVVPLGLAVDGAGDLYVADFLNGNVLRLVPPSGTPAATFNVCGGVGAGCGLNAIAFDAAGDLFVSDSFGGKIFKIDLPGGSVSTFFEGDLLEPGSHGFPPFGANGLAFNAAGDLFIANTADDRILKLDLPAKALTIFAESINGADGIAFDALGRLWVAANQGDEVVALNISGRVIARRGSFEGVGPDGAPRGLLFPASIVLSRGSIFVTNLALTLTGADGDEPEEDVTTFTVSRIPVGVSGR, from the coding sequence ATGGGGAGATGGTCTCTGGGGGCGTTCGTCGTCGGAGGATTGCTGCTTGTCGCGGCAGGTCCGGTGCAAGCGGATCACGATGGCGTGGTCCGCTTTGCCGTCCTGCCCAAGCCCGGTCCAGGGTTCCCCGAAGGGATTGCGGCCGACGCGGCCGGCAACATCTTCGTGGGAACGTTCGACTTTGGCACGGCCAATGTGGTCCACGTCTTCGGCCTGAGCGGCCGCCTCCGGGAGACGATCCCGTTGCCGACCGGGGTGGTTCCCCTCGGGCTGGCGGTCGACGGGGCGGGGGACCTTTACGTGGCGGATTTTCTCAACGGAAACGTACTCAGGTTGGTGCCCCCCAGCGGTACACCGGCCGCGACGTTCAATGTCTGCGGCGGGGTTGGAGCGGGGTGCGGCCTGAACGCCATCGCCTTCGACGCGGCCGGTGACCTCTTCGTCTCGGACTCGTTCGGAGGGAAGATCTTCAAGATCGACCTCCCGGGCGGGTCGGTGTCCACCTTCTTCGAGGGCGACCTCCTCGAGCCAGGAAGTCACGGCTTCCCTCCGTTCGGGGCGAATGGGCTCGCATTCAATGCGGCAGGGGACCTCTTTATCGCCAACACCGCCGATGACCGGATTCTCAAGCTGGACCTGCCGGCGAAGGCTTTGACCATCTTTGCGGAGAGTATCAACGGGGCCGACGGCATTGCCTTCGACGCCCTGGGGCGACTATGGGTCGCGGCCAACCAGGGGGACGAGGTCGTGGCCCTCAACATCAGCGGCCGGGTGATTGCTCGGCGCGGCTCCTTCGAGGGGGTTGGGCCCGACGGGGCTCCCCGGGGGCTTCTCTTCCCCGCGAGCATCGTCTTGAGCCGGGGGAGCATCTTCGTCACGAACCTGGCGCTCACGCTGACGGGGGCGGATGGCGACGAACCCGAGGAGGACGTCACCACCTTTACCGTGTCGCGGATCCCGGTCGGAGTCTCCGGGCGGTAA
- a CDS encoding DsrE family protein yields the protein MAKILFIVTHGTDDPTRAALPFVAAKGARDAGHGASIELTGEAVWLMRDTVAENAKGVGWPTVKELLGAVIAAGVPIHV from the coding sequence ATGGCGAAAATTCTCTTCATCGTGACCCATGGAACCGATGACCCCACGCGAGCCGCACTTCCCTTTGTGGCCGCAAAAGGTGCGCGTGACGCCGGCCACGGGGCATCCATCGAGCTGACAGGGGAGGCGGTGTGGCTCATGCGCGATACCGTCGCGGAGAATGCGAAAGGGGTCGGATGGCCAACCGTCAAGGAACTGCTCGGAGCAGTGATCGCGGCGGGCGTTCCGATCCACGTCTGA